Below is a window of Komagataella phaffii GS115 chromosome 1, complete sequence DNA.
AGCAGGTGAAGTCGGCCTCCTAAACTCCTCATGTCCCTGTTCGGTCTCCGCTGATTCATCGTAAAACGTAATTAGCCTGATTTATTACCATTCATTACCATTGAAGTCAATCACTTCACCTTTTGAATTCACAGCCTAGCCGCTGGTACTTTCTGGTGTCCGCCCGGTCTTTGCCAGCTTTTTTCTCCCGCGTAATATTGCACCTGCCAACCTTTTTACTCCATCAGCTCTGCAACGCCTGTGTTCCCCACTAACTTACTCCACCTTCAGATCCATTCTCATGGATGTATCTAGAAAAGCACGGTTCCTCTTGCAAAACTTCCGTCCGAATTTCAGCTTCATATTCAACCGAAGTAAGTATTGTCAGCTCACCCTATGAGTAATCGTTCCGCCCCGGGGGGTGCAAAGTTCGGTTGGGCCATGAGTTCTCACCTTGTAGGTTGGACATTTGTTTCGCCTCCCTTTCAAACCCGTCCTTCATTACTAACACAGGTCCCATAGCCAGACCCAAGCattcattatcttcaagTATGACGTATCAGATCTTAACAGAAAACGTCGTCAAACCTGATCTGGATGATCGTTCATACAGAGTCATCGAACTCCCCAATAAACTTAGAGCATTGCTGATTCATGATCCAACTACGGATAAAGCCGCTGCCTCTCTGGATGTGAACGTTGGGAACTTTTATGATCCAAAAGATCTGCCCGGACTCGCCCATTTTTGTGAGCATCTGCTCTTCATGGGTACAGAAAAATACCCTCAAGAGAATGAGTACTCTTCCTATTTATCTTCACATTCAGGCCGTTCAAATGCATACACCTCTTCGCAGGATACAAACTATCATTTTGAGATCGATGCCAACTTCCTAGAGGGCGCTCTGGACAGATTTGCtcagtttttcatttctcCCCTATTTTCCAAGAGTTGCAAAGACAGAGAAATCCAAGCCGTGGATAGTGAAAATAAGAAAAACTTACAGAATGACGATTGGAGATTGcatcaacttgataaatCTATCACCTCTCTAAAACATCCTTACAATAACTTCAGCACCGGTAACATACAGACTCTGCAGGATATCCCTCAATCTCAGAATATGGATGTTAGAGACGAGCTACTGAAATTTCATGATGCGTACTACTCTGCCAACATCATGAGATTGGTTGTACTGGGGAAAGAAGATCTGGATACTTTGACCAGTTGGACCGTCTCCAAGTTCTCTGCGATTGCCAATTCCGAAGCTTCCAGGCCTTATTTCCCTGATCCTCCCTACACTTCGAAAGAGTTGGGAATTGTGATCAAGGCTAAACCTGTTATGGATAAAAGAGTTCTGGAAATTGCGTTTCCAATACCAGATCAAGCTGAACACTGGGGGTTCAAACCTCAAAGATATTTCTCCCATCTAATCGGGCATGAAAGTAAAGGTTCTTTATTCGAACTATTAAAGACAAAAGGCTGGGCTACCGACCTTTCCAGTGGAGCGGTTAACATATCCAAAGACTACAGCACTTTTctcattgaaattgatcttACACCTCAAGGGCTATCACGCTACGAGGAGATCATTTATTTAATTTTCCAGTATATCGAACTTCTACGCCAAACAGGCCCTCAAAGGTGGATATTCGAAGAACTGAAAGACGTCAGTTACAtgaacttcaaattcagACAAAAAGCTAGAGCAGCCTCCACCGTCTCATCCCTTTCCAGACAGTTACAGAAAGATGATTACATTCCAATGGAAAACATTTTGGATAATTCTGTTTTGAGAGAATGGGATGACAAGTTAATCTCTGATTTTCTTACATATTTAACACCTGACAACTTTAGAATAATGGTAGTAGCGCCAGAATTTGAGGAGTCCGATTTACCTCTTCGTGAGAAATGGTATGGGACTGCGTACAGCGTGATTCCATTTGATCCAAATTTTTtagattctttgaaaatagtGGAGTTGCATCCTGAATTACACTTACCCATTGCAAATGAGTTCATACCAAAAAATTTTGAGGTTAGAAAGTTTGATGTCGATGAGCCTTTAAAGACACCaaaattgatcaaagattctCCAAATTCTCGTATCTGgttcaagaaggatgacCAATTTTGGGTTCCCAAAGGATCAGTGACAATAAAACTGCAATTACCAATCACTCAAGTGTCCGTTTTGAACTATTCGCTGACCACCCTATACACTGCTTTGGTTGAAGACTTTTTGAACGACATTGCCTACGATGCAGCCATCGTTGGCCTTAGATTTACGTTAGATTCTACGACCACAGGGCTACGACTTAAAGTAGAAGGTTATAACGACAAACTggtcaagtttttggatACCATTATTGATAAAATTATAGACTTTACTCCCACTCAAGAAAGATACAATGTGATCCGGGAGAAAACCATCAGACAACTCAAAAATTTCCACTATTACCCCCCATTCCAAATTATAAGCCAGTATGGTTCAACTTTATTGAATGACAAGACCTACCTGAACGAGGAGACCATGAAATGCCTAGAAACGGAAATTACTTACGGTAAGCTCGTAAACTTTATTCCTACCATGTACAATGAGCTTTATTCTGAGATTCTGGTTCACGGGAACTTTGAGAGATCACAAGCTTTTGAGATTGGAACTCATtttaaagaaaaaattcacAGGTTGAACAAAGCTATCGATGTCTTGGCTGAATCAGATGTTAAAACAAACAGATCTGTTTTGTTACCAACAAACCAAACATACAGATTCGACCATGAGCTTCCCGATAAGAACAACACCAACTCTTGCACCGATTATTTTATTCAGGTTGGTGAACATGCACAAGATGTAAGATTATACAACTTGTTGGCACTGTTTTCCCAAATAGTTCATGAGCCCTGCTTCAACAGATTACGTACGAATGAACAGTTGGGCTATGTTGTTTTCAGCGGAGTCAGAAAAACCAGAACTACTTGTGGATTCCGTATCTTGGTACAAAGTGAGAGAACTACCGATTACTTGGAATACAGAATTTACGAGTTTCTCAAGAAAGTTGACAGCTACTTGCTTGCTATCTCAGAAGAGGAGTTTAAAGAGCACGTCGATGccttgatttcaaagaatttacAAAAACTAAAGAATTTGGGTGAAGAGTATAGCAGATTCTGGAATGAAATAACCATTGGCACTTACGACTTTTTAGCCCATGAAACTAGCGTGAAGTATCTGAAGCAGTTTTCTAAGCAGGATGTCATTGATTTCTACCGTCAACACATCATAAATGAAAAGGCACCAAAACTGATAGTGAACTTGAAGGCTCAATCGCCTTCGCCTCAAACACCATTCAAACTTGTGAACTCGTCTGTTCTCAACTATCTATCTCAGAACGAGATCaaagtttctgttgaagaCGTGGAAGCTATTTTGACGACTCataaagatgaagaattcaAGGATAGAAAAGATATCGAGAAGTTGCTCACCAATGATGATTTCAGAGAATTGCTAcccaaagaaactgaattGCAGCCATTTATTGACTATGTCTATGAGATGTTGGTTGAACCTGTTCCAAAGGGTTATCCTACAGGGTCTTTGATTACTCATATTGGATCGTGGAAGGGATCGATGGCTCTTACCCAAGCCGTTCAACCTGTCGTTCCACTCGAGACTTTTCACGACGAAAACACAATTGTTGCCCAGTCGAAACTATGATTGTGGCAATGTTGTACCCAGATTTTATTTATTATCCATAATAATACTACTTATAATTTAACCGCATTCTATTCACCATAGATAAAAGCTTTGACGCGAAGCGATGCCGATGTAAGGATGTATTAGGTAATCGCAAATGGAATTGGTATATTTGTGGTTTGCTTATCTCGTAAGAGCCCTGCTGCTGCTTGACCACATCACTGGTCTCACACTAAGAAAAAGAGTAATGAATGGGCCTCAGTTAGAGTCGCAGAATTACCAAGATGAGAACACTCCATTGCTGCGCCAACATGAACGAAGTGCAGAGGAAGACACGACGAAAAGTCCCCCACTCCTGATCAGATGGTTCAATTCGGTGAAACACTGTATAGCTAGAAATCCTTACAGCTTTGCGGTAGGTTTTGCTTTTCTGGCATTTTTTGGGTTTCATCTGTGGTTGTTTGCTACTAAGGGAAGCAGTTTTTATCAGGAAGCTATGGTCGTAAACTTTCAGCATGTTACACTTGAGGAATTCACTGATAAGGGTATTAAGATATCCTTCAAAGGGTCGCTGTTCTTTGATTACAACATGATCAATAATTCGTATTATCGTCTATATACCATTTTGATGAGCACATTAGTTGGCACAGTAAAGGTCTGTAATCCCAGTGTCTTTGACGTTTTTTTGAAGCTTGGGGATACGAAGTCTGATAAATACCAATTTCATCGTATTTCAAACTTGCAATTACCCGAGACTGTGATTGACTTGACAGATAAAAAGATAAATGACATTGCCATCGAACAATCcgttgatatttttgagCATCCGATCAACCAATTGGGAAAAGATATACTCAGTTTATGGAGTAATCACAGTCATCCTGATGAGATTTTTTTTACCGCACGAACAAGTGGAAACCTTAACATGGCTACACTGTCACTTCATGTGGGAAATTTCAGTGTTACTCGTGATTTAACGTTGTCCTTTGACACTTCCGATGGTGATTTGGAGGAGTATATGAAGATTGACCAGATATCAATCTCCGACCAATTGGGGTCCTATCAGGTTGAAACATTGGCAACTTTTAGTCCATTAAAATACCCATTAAAAGCATCGATTCCTCATGCTTCCTTTCAAATCAGGATTTGGGATtgtgaagaagaagaacttgtACCTCTTGCTAATTTGTCGATGGATCAGGTGTTCCTGAAACCTTACGAGGAATTGATGGTTGGTTCCACTTTAACGATCAGTGAGCTGGATTCTAGGTTAACCTCAAATTGCCCGTCTACCAATATTTCGCCATTAAATGAGTTAGTCGTCGACTATTTACGCGGTGCAAAATCGTTAATCTACTTCTGCGGTTCAACTAACACAGAAAACGAGGATATTCCAGAATGGCTTCAGTCAGTACTTGAAGGACTCGTTTTACCATTCGACTCCCGCATTATTTCCCCCCTATTAAAAAAGTTTACTCCAGACTTGGACTCTTTAAACACTACTCTGCAACTCAAAGAGATTGGAATCCATTCAATAGATTCAGATTCCCAACCACATATAAATGCAAAGTTTTATGGTGACGTGACTTTACCAGCTTACACAAATTTATCCAGCCTGAATAT
It encodes the following:
- a CDS encoding Metalloprotease, with translation MTYQILTENVVKPDLDDRSYRVIELPNKLRALLIHDPTTDKAAASLDVNVGNFYDPKDLPGLAHFCEHLLFMGTEKYPQENEYSSYLSSHSGRSNAYTSSQDTNYHFEIDANFLEGALDRFAQFFISPLFSKSCKDREIQAVDSENKKNLQNDDWRLHQLDKSITSLKHPYNNFSTGNIQTLQDIPQSQNMDVRDELLKFHDAYYSANIMRLVVLGKEDLDTLTSWTVSKFSAIANSEASRPYFPDPPYTSKELGIVIKAKPVMDKRVLEIAFPIPDQAEHWGFKPQRYFSHLIGHESKGSLFELLKTKGWATDLSSGAVNISKDYSTFLIEIDLTPQGLSRYEEIIYLIFQYIELLRQTGPQRWIFEELKDVSYMNFKFRQKARAASTVSSLSRQLQKDDYIPMENILDNSVLREWDDKLISDFLTYLTPDNFRIMVVAPEFEESDLPLREKWYGTAYSVIPFDPNFLDSLKIVELHPELHLPIANEFIPKNFEVRKFDVDEPLKTPKLIKDSPNSRIWFKKDDQFWVPKGSVTIKLQLPITQVSVLNYSLTTLYTALVEDFLNDIAYDAAIVGLRFTLDSTTTGLRLKVEGYNDKLVKFLDTIIDKIIDFTPTQERYNVIREKTIRQLKNFHYYPPFQIISQYGSTLLNDKTYLNEETMKCLETEITYGKLVNFIPTMYNELYSEILVHGNFERSQAFEIGTHFKEKIHRLNKAIDVLAESDVKTNRSVLLPTNQTYRFDHELPDKNNTNSCTDYFIQVGEHAQDVRLYNLLALFSQIVHEPCFNRLRTNEQLGYVVFSGVRKTRTTCGFRILVQSERTTDYLEYRIYEFLKKVDSYLLAISEEEFKEHVDALISKNLQKLKNLGEEYSRFWNEITIGTYDFLAHETSVKYLKQFSKQDVIDFYRQHIINEKAPKLIVNLKAQSPSPQTPFKLVNSSVLNYLSQNEIKVSVEDVEAILTTHKDEEFKDRKDIEKLLTNDDFRELLPKETELQPFIDYVYEMLVEPVPKGYPTGSLITHIGSWKGSMALTQAVQPVVPLETFHDENTIVAQSKL